One genomic region from Cydia amplana chromosome Z, ilCydAmpl1.1, whole genome shotgun sequence encodes:
- the LOC134661933 gene encoding protein archease-like: MDEELGEVMQENYDLPPVKYEYLDHTADVQLHAWGDSLKEAFEQCGMAMFGYMTELNYVTIREVHTIEANADDMMGLLYHFLDELLFLFSVEPYLICKKLVITEFNVEEFRIVCKCYGEEFQIGKHPQGTEVKAITYSAMQIIDEPKDNKYEVFVIIDI, translated from the exons ATGGATGAAGAATTAGGAGAAGTAATGCAAGAGAATTATGATTTACCTCCAGTGAAATACGAAT ATTTGGACCACACTGCTGATGTACA ATTACATGCCTGGGGCGACAGTCTGAAAGAAGCTTTTGAGCAGTGTGGAATGGCAATGTTCGGCTACATGACGGAGCTGAACTATGTGACCATCAGAGAGGTGCACACCATCGAGGCCAATGCTGATGACATGATGGGTCTTTTGTATCATTTTCTTGACGAgctgttgtttttgttttcagtTGAACCATATTTAATCTGTAAGAAACTGGTTATCACAGAGTTTAATGTGGAAGAGTTTCGGATTGTTTGCAAGTGTTATGGTGAAGAGTTTCAGATTGGCAAACATCCCCAGGGGACAGAAGTAAAAGCTATAACTTATTCGGCTATGCAAATTATTGATGAAccaaaagataataaatatgaaGTATTTGTTATAATAGatatataa